The genomic DNA TCAATTTGTTCCGGAGAGAATCCAATCATATCCTTTCTCTTCTAGCTCGAGCGCAAGTTCTCGCGTTCCGGTTTTTAAGATTCTTCCCTGAGCGAAGACGTGTACAAAGTCCGGTGTGACGTAATTAAGCATTCTTTGATAGTGAGTTATGAGTAGGATGGATCGATCGGAAGATTTACTTTTTGTAATGCCTTCGCTGATAATCCGTAGAGCGTCGATATCCAATCCCGAATCGGTCTCGTCCAAGATCGCAAGCTTAGGCTTCAAGAGAGCCATTTGAAGAATTTCATTCCTCTTTTTCTCGCCGCCGGAAAATCCGTCGTTAACATAGCGCGCAACCCATGAATCGGGAACGTCGAGAGAAGTCATCGCTTCCTTCAATTCTTTACGGAATTCTTTTACAGGGAGGTCTTTTCCTCTGACGGATTTCAAAATTGTCCTAAGAAAATTTCCGATCGTAACTCCCGGGATACTAGTCGGATATTGAAAGCAAAGAAAGATGCCGGCACGCGCACGTTCGTCCGTGGAAGATGCGAGAATCGACGCGCCTCTAAAAAGGATATCCCCGGATAAAATCTTATATTTCGGGTGACCCATAATAACGTTCGATAAGGTACTTTTACCGGAGCCGTTCGGACCCATAATGGCATGGACTTCGCCGTCGTTTATTACTAAGTCGACTCCTTTCAAGATTTCCTGAATTTCTCCGGATTCGGTCTCGATTCCCGCCCGCAGACCAACGATTCGTAGGTTTTCCGCCACTTAAGACTCCTGCTTGGGACTATGTTTTTATTTCATGGGCGGAGATCAATAGGAAAGAAGGATCGGAAAAGGCGCTGCGGCCTAGAAACGGAAGGTTTTAGAATAGCTCCCAATTCAATCGCAGCACCAAAACGTAGTTCGATCCAAGATTAAGGGTAAATAAGACATATTGCCGTTTCGTATCTATATCATGAATGGGCTCAGTAAAGCCCCATAATCGATTGGAATGAAACGATTCCGCTTTATGGTGAATGAAGAAAGGCTTCCACGCATAATTGTTTCCGATCTCGGTTAAAAGTTTAATCCAAGGCTCTTCGAAAGAATCTCGCTGAAACGTAGGCGTAACTTGATAACCTTGTAAGTCGCAAACGAGTACGGAACTGACTTCTTTAGGGAGCGAGGATAAATGTTCTTCCAACCCTTTTGTTAAGCCGTCTGAACTTCCGGTTTCCATGTCCTTAAAGATTTCTAAAAATACTTCCGAGAATAATGTTTGCTTCTTCAGGTTTTCG from Leptospira fainei serovar Hurstbridge str. BUT 6 includes the following:
- the sufC gene encoding Fe-S cluster assembly ATPase SufC; its protein translation is MAENLRIVGLRAGIETESGEIQEILKGVDLVINDGEVHAIMGPNGSGKSTLSNVIMGHPKYKILSGDILFRGASILASSTDERARAGIFLCFQYPTSIPGVTIGNFLRTILKSVRGKDLPVKEFRKELKEAMTSLDVPDSWVARYVNDGFSGGEKKRNEILQMALLKPKLAILDETDSGLDIDALRIISEGITKSKSSDRSILLITHYQRMLNYVTPDFVHVFAQGRILKTGTRELALELEEKGYDWILSGTN